TGCGTTTTCAATTGCTTTTTCATTAGCTGCATCTGCACTTGTTTTTGCCTTTGATATCTGATTTAATACCATCGGTGTTGCTACCGCAGCCAGTATAGCCAGAATTGCCACCACCACAATTAACTCTGTCAGGGTATAACCCTTCTTATTTTTCTTTACCTTCTTAAAGAATTTAAACATTAGAACTCCCCCTTATTAGTTATATATATATATTTATTTTATTGGCCCACACCCTGATACATACTGAAAATGGGCAATATCATTGCTACAACAATAAAGCCTACAATAATCGCAAGTACCATCATCAGAAGCGGTTCCATCATAGCAACCAGTTTGCTTACAGATGTTTCCACTTCCTCATCATAGAAATCTGCCACCTTTTCCATGATGGAATCAAGAGAACCTGCTTCTTCTCCGACACTGATCATGTGAGTTACCATCAGCGGGAAAATCCCCATTTTCTCAAGAGGTGCTGCCAAATTTGAACCCATTTTAATACTTTCTTTAACCTTTATAAGACCTCTGGAAACAATTTGGTTGTTTACTACACCGTCTACAACCTCAAGTGCATGAACCAGAGAAACTCCTGATTTGAGTAAGGTGCTCAAGGTTCTTGTAAAACGTGAAGCCAAAATCTTCTGGACATTTGCACCAACCATTGGCATTTTAAAAATAAGACTGTCGATCAAATGTTTACCGTATTCCGTACTTTTAAACCTTCTGAATCCCCACACACCAGCTACAATAACCAGAGCGAATCCCAGCAAAAACAAAGGGTTGGTAAAAAGTCCGCTTATAAATAATATTATTCTGGTAGGCATTGGAAGTGTTCCTCCAACACTGTTAACCATACTTACAAACTTAGGTACTATAAAGACAATCATAAACGTAACCATTACCAAGGCAATACACCCAATAACCGCCGGATACATCATAGCAGTTGAAACCTTTGACTTAACTTTGATGTCTTTTTCAAACTGTACGGATAGTCTTTCCAGAACTTGTTCAAGAGTTCCACTTACCTCACCCACTTCGACCATGCTGACCATTAGTACCGGAAAAACCTTTGAAAGTAATTTCATTGATTCAGAAAGTGTTTTTCCCTTCTGTACATCATCATAAAGTTGTGACATTGCATCACGCAAGGTGGGATTCTGAGTTTGGCTGCGAAGTAAATCAAGACATCCGATAACTGAAACTCCCGCATTAAGCATAGTATGAAATTGCCGGCACAAAATAGACAGGTCTTTAACCTTTACTCTTTTATGTACCTTAAACTCAATTTCCTTACCCGGTCCGGTATTTTCATACACTGCCATAGGGAAATATCCTCGGTCTTTGACAAAAGCTATTGCCATATTGACGTCGGATGCTTCCACATTGCCGGATACTGTTTCACCTGACTTGGTTTTAGCATTATAAATATAATTAGCCAATAAAAATCACCTGAAAAGCATATTATTCAAATTATTAAAGTATAAACCACAAATGTATTGATATGGAAATGTTTATATATTTAATATTATCACATCGTGATCAATAGTCAATAAATATTGCCCGTTTTACCCCATGTATCTGATAATATTGTCTGGGTCCATGGCATAAGTCATTGCATCTTCCTGACTTATGATACCTTTTTTATACAAACTTGCCAGACTCGAGTCCATTGCCTGCATTCCGAATTTTGCACCTGTCTGAATCTGAGAATTAATCTGATATGTTTTACCCTCACGGATTAAATTTCTTACCGCAGGAGTAGCTACCATAATTTCAATAGCGGGCACTCTTCCGAGCTTATCTTTTCTCGGAAGAAGCTGCTGCGAAATAACAGACTGAATAACCGTAGAAAGCTGAACTTTTATCTGCTGCTGCTGGTATGGGGGGAAAACATCTATTATTCTGTCAATTGTATTAGCCGCTCCGATAGTATGCAGAGTAGACAGAACCAAGTGTCCTGTTTCGGCAGCAGTAACAGCTATAGCTATAGTTTCGGTATCTCGCATCTCTCCCACCAGAATAACATCAGGGTCTTCTCTTAAAGCCGCTCTAAGTGCAGCAGAATAGGATTGCGAATCATTTCCTATTTCTCTTTGATTAACAATGGATTTATTGTGTTTGTGAAGATACTCTATGGGATCCTCCAAAGTAAGTATATGGCAGTCCCTATTTTTGTTTATCAAATCAATAAGCAAAGCCAGAGTCGTTGACTTTCCACTTCCGGTAGGGCCGGTAACTAAAATCATTCCCTTGGTTTTCCTGCTCATATCCATAATTATATTTGGCAATCCAAGTTCCTCAATTGAAGGAATAACAAGGTTTACCATTCTTATAGCAGCACAGCAGGTACCTCTTTGCTTGTAAACATTAACTCTGAATCTTCCCATACCTTTAAGTGCAAATGAAAGATCAAGTTCTCCTGTATCCTGATATTTCCTCCACTGTTCTTCATTGAGCATACTTCTGACAAACGTTTCAGTATCCGAGGGCATGAGTTTTTCCTCACCTATGGTAGAAAGTCTGCCGTTCTTTCTGATAGTTGGGGGAATCCCTACTGTTAAATGTAAGTCAGAAGCACCAAATTCCAAAGTTTTTTTTAGCAAATCCTCTAATGAAAGCATAATAATCTCCAAAGCCTTTCTAATCTAAACAGTATCAGATTACTAATTATGTATGAATTTAATCATTTGAATATGCTATGCGGACTAATTCATCAATGGTTGTATCTCCTGCCAGCACCTTTTTTACTAAATTATCTCTTAAAGTAACCATTCCATTTTGTATAGAATAATTCCTTAACTCTACTTCCGAACACCTATTACTAATCATTTCCTTATGCTTTTTTGTAATTGATATCAACTCATAGACTCCATGTCGTCCTCTGTACCCGGTACGATTGCACATGGGACAACCTCTCCCCTTGTATAAAACAGTCTCTTTATCGGTAATGCCCAAGATTCTTTTCTCATCATCATTTGCTGTATATTCTATTTTACAATTATTGCAAATTTTTTTGTATAATCGCTGAGCAATAACACCAACAATCGACGATGAAACCATGTAGGGTTCAATCCCCATATCTATCAGCCTTAAAACCGAGCTTGGTGCATCATTTGTATGGAGCGTACTAAGAACCAGATGTCCGGTTATTGCTGCTCTTACAGCTATTTCAGCAGTCTCTCTGTCACGTATTTCACCAATCATAATTACATCGGGGTCTTGTCTGAGAATAGACCTGAGTCCCGTCGCAAAAGTCATACCTGTTTTTGTATTAACCTGAACATGATTAACCCCTTCGATAACGCACTCTACAGGGTCCTCAACCGTTATAATATTGATATCAGGGCTGTTAATTTCACTAATTGCACTGTAAAGGGTAGTAGTTTTCCCGCTTCCTGTTGGCCCGGTTACCAGAATAATACCATGTGGATTAAGAAGCATCTTGTGAAACTGCTTTTCCTCATATTCATTAAATCCTAGCTGGCTCCTGCTTAAAACAAAAGCTTTTTTATCTGCAATCCTTATAACGATTTTCTCCCCAAAAATTGTTGGAAGAATTGAAACTCTTAGGTCATATTCTCTGCCGTCAACCTCTATACTTATCCTGCCGTCCTGTGGCAGCCTTTTCTCCGCAATGTTCATACCACCTATAATCTTTATACGTGCAGAAATCGCAGGCATTATGTCAATTTCTGGGCGCATTATTTCACATAGCTGACCATCAGTTCTGAATCTGATTTTAATATATTCTTCAAAAGGCTCGATATGTATATCGCTGGCTCGGTTTCTTACAGCTTGCTCTATAATAGAATTAATAACCTTTACAGCAGGAGCATTATTAATTTCTTCAATATTCTGTTCTTCAGTAGTGTCTGAATTTATTTTTATAGTAGAGACTTGTTCTTTTTTAAATTCCTCAACAGCCTTCATGGCTTTTTGAGCACTGTAGTATTTGTCTATTGCTTTGGAAATATCGTCAAAGCTTGCAATAACAGGCTGTATCACCATGCCTGAATAAATATTTAAGTCATCTATTGCAAACACATTGAGAGGATCACTCATTGCAACAGTCAAAGTTCCGTTTTCCTTTTTAATAGGAATCAGCCCATACCTCCTAGCAATACTCTCAGGTATTGCTAAATAAGCTGACTTATCAATATTATATTTTTCAAGTTTAACATGTGGAATACCAAGTTGAAATTCAAGGACTTGAATTATATCATCCTCAGTAACATAGCCTAGCTTTGTAAGTATAGAACCTAGCTTTTCACTGGTTTTTTTCTGCACTTCAATAGCGGACTCAAGCTGATTTGGGGTTATCATTTCGACTTC
This genomic stretch from Ruminiclostridium cellulolyticum H10 harbors:
- a CDS encoding type II secretion system F family protein yields the protein MANYIYNAKTKSGETVSGNVEASDVNMAIAFVKDRGYFPMAVYENTGPGKEIEFKVHKRVKVKDLSILCRQFHTMLNAGVSVIGCLDLLRSQTQNPTLRDAMSQLYDDVQKGKTLSESMKLLSKVFPVLMVSMVEVGEVSGTLEQVLERLSVQFEKDIKVKSKVSTAMMYPAVIGCIALVMVTFMIVFIVPKFVSMVNSVGGTLPMPTRIILFISGLFTNPLFLLGFALVIVAGVWGFRRFKSTEYGKHLIDSLIFKMPMVGANVQKILASRFTRTLSTLLKSGVSLVHALEVVDGVVNNQIVSRGLIKVKESIKMGSNLAAPLEKMGIFPLMVTHMISVGEEAGSLDSIMEKVADFYDEEVETSVSKLVAMMEPLLMMVLAIIVGFIVVAMILPIFSMYQGVGQ
- a CDS encoding type IV pilus twitching motility protein PilT gives rise to the protein MLSLEDLLKKTLEFGASDLHLTVGIPPTIRKNGRLSTIGEEKLMPSDTETFVRSMLNEEQWRKYQDTGELDLSFALKGMGRFRVNVYKQRGTCCAAIRMVNLVIPSIEELGLPNIIMDMSRKTKGMILVTGPTGSGKSTTLALLIDLINKNRDCHILTLEDPIEYLHKHNKSIVNQREIGNDSQSYSAALRAALREDPDVILVGEMRDTETIAIAVTAAETGHLVLSTLHTIGAANTIDRIIDVFPPYQQQQIKVQLSTVIQSVISQQLLPRKDKLGRVPAIEIMVATPAVRNLIREGKTYQINSQIQTGAKFGMQAMDSSLASLYKKGIISQEDAMTYAMDPDNIIRYMG
- a CDS encoding GspE/PulE family protein; amino-acid sequence: MFNKTRKRLGDLLLEVEMITPNQLESAIEVQKKTSEKLGSILTKLGYVTEDDIIQVLEFQLGIPHVKLEKYNIDKSAYLAIPESIARRYGLIPIKKENGTLTVAMSDPLNVFAIDDLNIYSGMVIQPVIASFDDISKAIDKYYSAQKAMKAVEEFKKEQVSTIKINSDTTEEQNIEEINNAPAVKVINSIIEQAVRNRASDIHIEPFEEYIKIRFRTDGQLCEIMRPEIDIMPAISARIKIIGGMNIAEKRLPQDGRISIEVDGREYDLRVSILPTIFGEKIVIRIADKKAFVLSRSQLGFNEYEEKQFHKMLLNPHGIILVTGPTGSGKTTTLYSAISEINSPDINIITVEDPVECVIEGVNHVQVNTKTGMTFATGLRSILRQDPDVIMIGEIRDRETAEIAVRAAITGHLVLSTLHTNDAPSSVLRLIDMGIEPYMVSSSIVGVIAQRLYKKICNNCKIEYTANDDEKRILGITDKETVLYKGRGCPMCNRTGYRGRHGVYELISITKKHKEMISNRCSEVELRNYSIQNGMVTLRDNLVKKVLAGDTTIDELVRIAYSND